The Blastococcus sp. HT6-4 genome window below encodes:
- a CDS encoding alpha/beta hydrolase: MPVDPHIAALLTMLDDAGMPPMYEGSPEAGRALYLQLTHGARTPEQLAPVGAVEDRTVPGAAGDLRARVYRPEGDGPVPTVLFFHGGGWVIGDLDTHDNMARHICRGSGAVVIAVDYRLAPEHPFPAAADDAVAAARWVAGHLGELGGNDRLGLAGDSAGGNLAAVVAQTLHADGTPLAGQFLIYPAVDAEGEYPSRTENATGYFLEKETMDWFYGHYAGAWDDAKDPRLSPLHGSDLSGLPPAVVVTAEYDPLRDEGEAYGEALRAAGVDAHVQRYDGMIHGFFDMGAVSPAAQQAIDESCARFGELLRR, translated from the coding sequence GTGCCGGTAGACCCGCACATCGCCGCGCTGCTGACCATGCTGGACGACGCCGGCATGCCCCCCATGTACGAGGGCAGCCCCGAAGCCGGGCGGGCGCTGTACCTCCAGCTCACCCACGGCGCCCGCACGCCCGAGCAGCTGGCCCCGGTCGGGGCAGTCGAGGACCGCACCGTCCCCGGGGCCGCCGGCGACCTCCGGGCCCGGGTCTACCGCCCGGAGGGGGACGGCCCCGTCCCGACCGTCCTCTTCTTCCACGGCGGCGGCTGGGTGATCGGTGACCTGGACACCCACGACAACATGGCCCGGCACATCTGCCGGGGCAGCGGCGCGGTGGTGATCGCGGTCGACTACCGGCTGGCCCCCGAGCACCCGTTCCCCGCCGCGGCCGACGACGCGGTGGCCGCCGCCCGCTGGGTCGCCGGGCACCTCGGCGAGCTGGGCGGGAACGACCGGCTGGGGCTCGCGGGGGACAGCGCAGGCGGGAACCTGGCGGCGGTGGTGGCGCAGACCCTGCACGCCGACGGCACCCCGCTGGCCGGCCAGTTCCTCATCTACCCGGCCGTCGACGCCGAGGGCGAGTACCCCTCCCGCACGGAGAACGCGACGGGCTACTTCCTCGAGAAGGAGACGATGGACTGGTTCTACGGCCACTACGCCGGCGCCTGGGACGACGCCAAGGACCCGCGGCTGTCCCCGCTGCACGGCTCGGACCTCTCCGGCCTGCCGCCCGCGGTGGTCGTCACCGCCGAGTACGACCCGCTGCGCGACGAGGGCGAGGCCTACGGCGAGGCGCTGCGCGCCGCGGGCGTGGACGCCCACGTGCAGCGCTACGACGGGATGATCCACGGGTTCTTCGACATGGGCGCCGTCTCCCCCGCGGCCCAGCAGGCGATCGACGAGAGCTGCGCGCGCTTCGGCGAGCTGCTGCGCCGCTGA